The following DNA comes from Nocardioides sp. JQ2195.
GTGCCCGGGACGCCGACCCTGGAGCGCTACCGATCACTGATGCTCGTCTACCGGCGATCGTTCACCGTCACCGTCGATCTCGACTTCCGTCCCGGTGATCGAGGAGTGTTGTTCGCCCACGGCTGCCAGAGCGGTGGCTACTCGCTCTCGGTCGACCGCGACCGACTCTCCTACTTCCACAACCACTCCGGTCAGATGGACGTGCTCGACCTGGGCCGTCTCGATGCCGGCCGCCGAGAGATCGTGCTCGAGGCCACTGCGCTCGCCGGTGGCCTGCACGTGGACGCACGAGTCCTGGTCGACGGCACCGAGCGCGGACGCGCCGACGGGCTGGTGATGCCGATGGGGCAGGCGATGTTCCAGGGCATCGACATCGGCATCGACCGGGGATCACCCGTGTCGTGGGAACGGTACGACGCCGAGGGGAGCTTCGCCTGGAGCGGAGACCTGCACTCGGTGACCTGGACCCCGGGGGAGCAAGCGCCCGGCACGGGGCCCGAGACCCTGGCAAGACAACGAGAGATCGGGATGGCCTTCGAATGACGACAGCACAGACGCAGCAGACCTGGGACGACGAGTGCGATGTGCTCGTGGTGGGCTCCGGTGGTGGTGCCCTCGCGGGCGCCTACACCGCCGCCCGTGAGGACCTGTCGGTGATCCTCGTCGAGGCCTCCGACAGTTTTGGTGGCACCACTGCCTACTCAGGTGGCGGGATGTGGTTCCCCAACAACGCCGCGTTGCGGCGCGACGGCAGCACCGACACGCCCGAGGACGCCCGCACCTACTACCGCGCCGTGGTCGGTGACCGGACCCCGGTGGAGCTCCAGGATGCCTATCTGGCGACCGGGCCGGCGTTGGTCGACTATCTCGAGACCGACGACGACTTCGAGTTCATGGTGTGGCCGTGGCCGGACTACTTCGGGTCGGCCCCCAAGTCCAGCGCGACGGGTCGGCACATCATGATGAAGCCGCTGCAGGCCGAGGTGCTCGGCTCCCTGCGAGACTCGCTGCGCCCGACCCTGCCGGTCGAACGTGCGGGCGAGCCGCTGCCCGACATGATCATCGGTGGCCAGGCCCTCGTCGGCCGTTACCTGTTGGCGCTGTCCCGCAAGGACAACGCCGACCTGCGGTTGAACACCTGCTGCGACGAGCTGGTCCGCCAGGGCGACACCGTCGTCGGCGCGGTCGTGACGCAGGACGGCGTACGCCGCCGGATCCGTGCTCGTCGGGGCGTGCTCATCGCCGCTGGCGGCTTCGAGCAGAACGAGGAGATGCGGCAGAAGTACGGCGTGCCCGGGACCTCGCGCGACGCGATGGGTCCGAACACCAACCAGGGCAAGGCAATCCAGGCCGGTATCGATGTCGGCGCCGACGTCGACCTGATGTCGGAGGCGTGGTGGTCCCCGGGGCTCACCCACCCTGACGGAAGCTCGACGTTCTCGCTGTGGTTCACCGGAGGCATCTTCGTCGACGACAACGGCGAGCGGTTCGTGGACGAGTCGTGGGCCTATGACCGCCTCGGTCGGGTGGTCATCGACCGGATGGTCGACGGCACGGTCACGCTGCCGTTCTGGATGATCTATGACGACCGTGACGGTGAGCGCCCCCCGGTCCGCTCCACGAGCGTTCCGATGGGGGAGACGGCCGACTACCAGGACGCCGGGTTGTGGGTCAGCGCCGACACCATCGAGGAGCTGGCCGCCAAGATCGGCGTCCCTGCCGA
Coding sequences within:
- a CDS encoding FAD-binding protein, with translation MTTAQTQQTWDDECDVLVVGSGGGALAGAYTAAREDLSVILVEASDSFGGTTAYSGGGMWFPNNAALRRDGSTDTPEDARTYYRAVVGDRTPVELQDAYLATGPALVDYLETDDDFEFMVWPWPDYFGSAPKSSATGRHIMMKPLQAEVLGSLRDSLRPTLPVERAGEPLPDMIIGGQALVGRYLLALSRKDNADLRLNTCCDELVRQGDTVVGAVVTQDGVRRRIRARRGVLIAAGGFEQNEEMRQKYGVPGTSRDAMGPNTNQGKAIQAGIDVGADVDLMSEAWWSPGLTHPDGSSTFSLWFTGGIFVDDNGERFVDESWAYDRLGRVVIDRMVDGTVTLPFWMIYDDRDGERPPVRSTSVPMGETADYQDAGLWVSADTIEELAAKIGVPADRLSSTVARFNTFAESGVDEDFHRGDEAYDRAFSEGGSPLVPIEKGPFRAAAFGISDLGTKGGLRTDASARVLDAEGKVIKGLYAAGNSMAAVSGTVYPGGGNPIGSCMVFSHLAALDMAGSAGPAA